Proteins encoded in a region of the Neoarius graeffei isolate fNeoGra1 chromosome 3, fNeoGra1.pri, whole genome shotgun sequence genome:
- the nfkbiaa gene encoding nuclear factor of kappa light polypeptide gene enhancer in B-cells inhibitor, alpha a, with the protein MDIHTANTRNNQMDYLDEMDLKNAKHIEERLDSGVDSLKEDEYQQIVQEMEDLRFPRSTEDSALSYQAWKHEVTEDGDTYLHLAIIHEAENEAVQIIKHCVNDSFLNRQNHQRQTALHLAVIMEQPHIVEKLLKAGCDPRLVDQSGNTALHIACRRGSLACFAVLTQINTQHLRSILSVPNYSGHMCLHIASICGFLSLVERLVQLGADINAKEQCSGRTCLHLAVDLQNLALVQHLIALGADVNSVTYGGHVPYHLTFGRQNGEIRQQLFMRTASALREFPDSESESEDELMSDDECGYDDIHFVGK; encoded by the exons ATGGATATTCACACAGCCAATACAAGGAATAACCAAATGGACTATTTGGACGAAATGGATCTGAAAAATGCAAAACACATCGAGGAGCGCTTGGACAGCGGCGTGGACTCGTTAAAGGAGGACGAATACCAACAAATCGTGCAAGAAATGGAGGATCTGCGCTTTCCCAGAAGCACAGAGGACAGTGCGCTCAGTTACCAAGCCTGGAAACATGAAGTGACCGAGGATGGAGACAC GTACCTGCATCTCGCAATCATTCACGAGGCTGAAAATGAAGCAGTCCAGATCATCAAGCACTGCGTCAACGACTCGTTCCTCAACAGACAGAACCACCAAAGACAG ACCGCGCTCCACTTGGCCGTCATCATGGAGCAGCCACATATCGTGGAAAAGCTGCTGAAGGCCGGTTGCGACCCACGTTTGGTGGATCAGAGTGGAAACACAGCGCTGCACATCGCCTGCCGGAGAGGATCGTTGGCCTGCTTCGCCGTACTCACACAAATTAACACACAGCACCTGCGCAGCATCCTGTCTGTCCCCAACTACAGTG GACACATGTGTCTGCACATAGCATCCATCTGTGGCTTCCTGTCGTTGGTGGAGAGACTTGTGCAACTGGGTGCAGATATAAATGCCAAG gAACAGTGTAGCGGCCGCACGTGCCTCCACCTGGCCGTGGATCTCCAGAACCTGGCTCTCGTGCAGCACTTGATAGCTTTGGGCGCTGATGTCAACAGCGTGACCTACGGAGGCCACGTACCTTATCACCTCACCTTCGGCCGGCAAAACGGCGAAATCAGGCAGCAGCTGTTCATGAGGACGGCATCGGCGCTGCGCGAGTTTCCCGACTCCGAGAGCGAGAGCGAGGACGAGCTCATGTCTGATGATGAATGT GGATACGATGACATTCACTTTGTCGGGAAGTGA